The sequence below is a genomic window from Kitasatospora kifunensis.
CTCAATGTTTCAATGTCGAGATTGCCGGGAAGGCAGCCGGATGACCTGGTTGATCCCAGGTCAGGGCCGGTGGGCCGACGGCCGTTGCGGTCCTCGGCGGCCCTCGCGCCACTCGGCCGCCCAGGGCTCCTGTGCATCAGGAGCAGCGTCGGCAACCGGATCGGCGCGGCATACGTCTCCGCCAGCAGGGGGAGACGTGGAGTCCGGATGAAGCGCCTCGGCCGCGAGCTGCTGAAAGTCCGTTCTGTCCGGATATGTACACTATTTGTAGCCGCTTGGTTCCGGGGAGTGAATTCGCGACCCAATACCAGAGCTCGGCTTGACTGAGCCAGAGTGACGCACATGTAATTTCAGTCGTGTCGTTCGGCCGAACCCGGGGCAGGTGTCCGCGGTCCGCGGCACACACGCACGGGGACGCCAAGAGGGGCAGAGGAGGCGCGCCAATGAGCGAGCTCTTTGAGCTGTTGATCGGTGAGGACATCGAAGAGGAAGAGGAACTCGGTTGGCAGGAGCGCGCGCTGTGTGCCCAGACCGACCCCGAGTCCTTCTTCCCTGAGAAGGGCGGGTCCACCCGCGAGGCCAAGAAGGTCTGCCTGGCCTGCGAGGTGCGGTCCGAATGCCTGGAGTACGCCCTCGCCAACGATGAGCGATTCGGAATCTGGGGTGGTCTGTCCGAGCGCGAACGTCGACGGCTCAAGAAGAGCGCGGTCTGAAGCGTCACCTGACCGAAGTGTCGCCTGTTCGATGCGTCAGCTGACCGCCGTATTCCTCTTTGCAGAATCTGTGCAGTATCTACCGCAGTTGTGCAAGCGCCTCGCCGATGCGGCGGGGCGCTTTTGCATTTCCGTACGCTCCCTGAGGCCTGCGCCCGCTCTGTGCCCGCCGCAAGCTCGCTCCAGTTGTCCACAGCCCCAGACCAGGTGAGCATCACCCTCAGCTGAAGCCGTTAGTGTGGTGCGCCACCTGCCGTCCACCGGAACCGGGGCCCGCGCACTCGATGACTGCCTACAGCCAGCAGCACGGCTACCCAGACCAGCCGTCATCCCCCCAGCTGAACCGCGGCTGGCCGGGCGGCGCTCGGCCGCCCGCGTACCCGCGCCACCTGGTGACCGCCGTCATCGTGAGCCACGACGGCGCCCGTTGGCTGCCGCAGGCGCTGGCCGGCCTGCTCGGCCAGGACCGTCAGGTGCAGCGCATCCTCGCGGTGGACACCGGCAGCACCGACACCTCGCCGCAGCTGCTGCGCGAGACCCTCGGCGACTGGCTGCCCGAATCGGGCCCGACCGTGCTCGGCCGCCGGGCCGGCTTCGGCACCGCCGTGGCCGAAGCGGTCTTCAACAGTGCGCCGCTGCGCCCGGAGGACCTGCCCTACAGCCTCGACCCCTCCGGCTACGACCCGGTCACCGGTGGCTGGGACGACTTCGGCGACCCGCTCGCCTCGGCGGACGACTTCAACGCCGGCAGCTCGCGCGAGACCCAGCCGGTCGAGTGGCTCTGGCTGCTGCACGACGACTGCGAACCGCAGACCGACGCGCTGCGCCGGCTGCTCCAGGTCGCCGACAGCACCCCGTCCGCCGCCGTCGTCGGCCCCAAGCTGCGCAGCTGGTACGACCGGCGCCAGCTGCTCGAGGTCGGCGTCAGCATCGCCCGCTCCGGACGCCGCTGGACCGGGCTGGACCGGCGCGAGCAGGATCAGGGCCAGCACGACCAGGTCCGCCCGGTACTCGCCGTCTCCACCGCCGGCATGCTGGTGCGCCGCGACGTCTTCGAACAGCTCGGCGGCTTCGACAAGGCGCTGCCGCTGATGCGCGACGACACCGACTTCTGCTGGCGGGTCAACGCCGCCGGCCACCGGGTGGTGATCGCCCCCGACGCGGTGCTGCGCCACGCCGAGGCCGCCAGCCGCGAGCGCCGCGCGATCGACTGCGGCGCCACCCACCCGCACCGGGTCGACAAGGCCGGTGCCGTCTACACGCTGCTGGCCAACTCCCGCCGCCTGGTGCTCCCCTACGTGCTGCTGCGGCTGGTGCTGGGCACCGTGTTGCGGGTGCTGGCCAACCTGGTCGGCAAGGACCCGCGCCAGGCGCTGGACGAGGTGGCCGGCCTCGGCCACGAACTGGTCCGCCTGCCGCGCCTGTTGACTGCCCGCAAACGCCGGGCCGCCACCCGCTCCTACGAGGCGCTGGACGACCGCGGGCTGTTCCCGCCGCCCGGCGCCACCGCCCGCCTGGCGGTCGAGACCGCGATCGGCTCGCTGGGGATCGGCGGAGCCGACGACAACGCGATCGGCCGGCACGGCTCGGTGGAGGCCACCGGTGGCGACGACGACGGCGACGTGTTGGAGATCGAGCAGTTCGCGCTGATCAAGCGCCTGGCCCGGCGTCCGGCACCGGTGCTCTTCGCCGCCCTGCTGGTCGTCACCCTGATCGCGGGCCGAAGCCTGCTCGGCTCGGGTTCGCTGCTCGGCGGCGCCCTGCTGCCCGCCGACGACGGTGCGTCAGGCCTGTGGGACATGTACGCCGCCGCCTGGCACCCGATCGGCACCGGTAGCACCGCCGGCGCACCGCCCTACCTCGCGGTCCTCTCGGTGCTGTCCTGGCTGCTGTTCAACCACGCCGCGCTGGCGGTCACCCTGGTGCTGGTGCTCGCGGTGCCGCTCTCCGCGGTCAGCGCCTACCTGGTCTCCCGCCCGCTGATCGGCTCCAAGCTGGTCCGCTGCTGGGCCAGCGCCGCCTACGCGCTGCTGCCCGCAGCCACCGGGGCCATCGCCCAGGGCCGGCTCGGCACCGCGGTGCTCGCCGTGCTGCTGCCCCCGCTGGCCCGGGCCGCCGCCGTCTCGGCCGGCCTCGGCATCCGCACCGAGACCGCGGCCCGTGGCGCCCGCCCGGGCTGGCGGTCCACCTGGATGACCGTCCTGCTGCTCACCCTGTGCACCGCCTTCGTGCCGCTGACCTGGGCCATCGCGCTGCCCCTGGCCCTGGCCGCACTGCTCGCCGCGGTGCTGCGCGGCGGCGCCTACGGCAGTGGTCCAGCCGCGCTACGGCTGCTCGGCCCCCGGGTCGTGGCGATCCTGGGCGTGCCCGTGCTGGTGCTCGCGCCCTGGTTCCCGCAGGTGCTCACGCACCCGACCCGGCTGCTGCTGGAGGCCGGTCTGCCCGGCTTCAGCGGGCACCGGGCCGCGCCGCTGGGCCTGCTGCTGGTCAACCCGGGCGGCTCGGGCGTGCCGCCGATCTGGCTCTCGGCGGGCGTGCTGCTCGCCGCGCTGGCCGCGCTGCTGCGCGCCGACCGCCGCCGCGCGGTGCTGGCGGCCTGGGGCGCGGCCGCCGTCGGGCTGCTCTTCGCCGTGCTGGTGGCCGGCACCAGCGTCACCCCGGCCTCCGGCGGCCTGCCGGTGGCCGCCTGGGCCGGCCCCGCCACCCTGCTCAGCGGCCTCGCGCTGCTGGCCGCCGCCGCGATCGGCGCGGACGGCGCCAACGCCCGGGTCGCCGGGATCGCCTTCGGCTGGCGCCAGCCGGTGGCCGCCCTGGTGGTCGCCGCGGCCGTGCTGGCCCCGCTGGGCACCGCCTGCTGGTGGGCCGTCAGCGGTGCCGACGGCCCGCTGCACCGCTCCAGCGCGGGCCAGGTGCCCGCCTTCATCGCGGAGGAGGCCGGCACCACCGACCGTTCCCGCACCCTGGTGCTCACCGGCGACGCGCAGGCCGCCGCAGTCCGGTTCACCCTGGTCCGCGGCGCCGGTCTGACGCTCGGTCAGGCCGAGGGCACGGTGGACACCAGCGGCGACACCAGAGACCGGCTGACCAAGCTGGTCGGCAGCCTGCTGGCCGGCTCCGGTGCCGACCAGGCCAGCGCGCTGGCCGGCTACGGCGTGGCCTACGTGCTGGTCGAGGGGCCGATGATCGCCAAGGTCCACAACGTGCTGGACACCACCCCCGGCCTGATCGGGCTCAACCAGGACAACGGCACCGCGCTCTGGCAGGTCAGCGGTGTCCCGGCGACCCGCGCGGTGATCACCGCGCCGAACACCCTGCCGGTGCCGGTCCCGGCTGGCAGCGAGTCGATCACGGCCACCATCCCGGCCGGCCCGGCCGGGCGGGTGCTGCGACTGGCCGAACAGGCCGACCCCGGCTGGCAGGCCAGCCTGAACGGCACCAAGCTCACTCCGGTCACCGTGGACGGCTGGGCCCAGGGCTTCCAGCTGCCGGCCGGCGGCGGCAGGCTCTCCGTCGATCGCAGCACCTCGCTGCTGCACACCGGCTGGATCCTGGCCCAGGTGCTGCTGGGCCTGACCGTGCTGGTGCTCGCGCTGCCGGGTCGGCGCAGCACCAAGGACGACGACCTGCCCGAGGAGGTGCTGGCCGCCGCCGCCCTGGCCGCCCAGGCCCCGGCGCCCGGCAGCCGCCGGGCCCGCCGACTGGCCGAGCGCGGCGAGGGCGAGACGGGCGAGGAGCAGGGCGAGGCGGACTCCGGCGTCTACGGCGCCCCGCCCGGCATCCCGGCCCAGCCGACCGGCGAGCCCTACCCAGGGACCGAGCCGGTCCAGCCCGCCGCGGATCCGTACGCCCAGGACCAGTACCGCGGCGGCGGGTACGGCGAGGACGACTTCCGCCAGGCCGACCCGTACGGCTACGACCCGTACGCGGCCCAGCAGTCCTACCAGCCGAGCTACGCGGCCCAGCCGCAGGGCTACCCGGCTGAGCAGCCGTACCCCGCCGAACCGTACGCCGGCCAGGGCGGGGTACCGGGCCGACCGGGGGAGCAGCCCTACGTCGACCCCGGCTACCAGGGCGACCCGTACGCCCAGCAGGCCTACCAGCCGGAGTACGGCTACGGCGGCTACGACCCGAACGGCTACCAGGGCGGCGGCGAGCAGCAGCCGTGGCTGCCCGGCCAGGGGCAGGCGTACGACCAGGACGACCCCTCCTACGGCGGCCACCCGCGGCACGACGGAGCCGACCCGCGATACGGAGCTGACCCGCAATGAAGTTGCCCGCCTTCTCCCGAGGCCGTTCGGCCGACGACCCGTCCGGCCAGGGCGAGCCCGCCGAGCCCGCCGAGTTCGCCGAACCCGTGGGCACCGTCGCACCTGCCGGCGCCCCCGGCGGCTCCCGCACCGGCTCGGGCGGCAGCCGCACCGGCCTGTCGCTGCTGGCCTGCGCGGCCGTGCTCGGCCTGGTCTTCGGCGTTGCCGAGCTGCGTGGCCCGGCCTCCCCCGCCGGCCCGCCCGCCGGGGCACCGGTGGGCGCGCAGGTCGAGCGGACCGCGCTGATCTGCCCGCAGCCGATCCAAGGCGTGACCGGCAGCACCCAGATCACCGCGTTCACCCCGGGCAGCGGCGGCCCCGCCCAGGGCAGCAGCGCCACGGTGCGCGACGTGGCGCCGCCGGCACCCGCCGCGACCGGCAGCCCGGCCGGCGCGCCCTCGGGTTCGCCCTCGCCCTCGCCCAGCCAGAGCCAGGGCCAGACCCAGGGCCAGAACGCGGGCCAGGTGAACGACGCCAAGCTCACCCTGACCAAGCCCGGCGTGCCGGTCAGCGGTCCGGCCGACAACGGCGACAGCGCGGTGGGCACCACCGCGGTCGCCACCGGCGTCTACGCCCCCGGCTTCACGGTCACCCAGGTCACCACCGTCACCGACCCGCACGGCCAGGGGCTGTCCGGCGTCAACTGCGCGCCCTCCGGCACCCACTTCTGGTTCGCCGGCGCCAGCACCGCGGGCAACCGCAAGGACTACGTCAGCCTGACCAACGTGGACGCCACCGCGGCCGTGGTCGACCTGCGGCTGTACGGGGACAAGGGCCCGATCGACAGCGACTCGGCCACCGGCATCTCGGTGCCGCCGGGCAGCTCGGTGGCGGTCCTGCTGAGCAGCGTGATCCCCGACCAGGTCTCCGACCTCGCGGTCGAGGTGAGCGCCCGCAGCGGCCGGGTCGGCGCCTTCCTGCACGCCTCCGACGGTTCGGCCGGCGCCGACTGGATCCCCGCCTCGGTGGACCCGGCCGCCTCGGTGACGGTGCCCGGCATGCCCGGGGACCTGTCGGCCGCCCGGCTGATCGTGGCGGCCCCCGGCGGCGACGACGACGCCGATCTGAAGGTCCAGCTCTCCGGTCCGAACGGCTGGTTCACCCCGGCCGGGCACGAGACGATCCACGTCAAGGCGGGCATGGTGACCGCCGTCGACCTCGGTCAGATCACCCGCCAGCAGGCTTCCGCGCTGCGGCTGAGCCCCAGCGACCCGCAGCACCCCACCCCGGTGGTGGCCACCCTGCGGGTGGACCGCTCGAACAGCGGCAAGAGCGACTCCGCCTGGCTGACCGGCACCGACCAGGTGGGCAAGCGGGCCAGCGTGGCGGACACCCGCGGCGGTGGGACGTCCACCCTGCTGATCACCGCTACGGGTGGCGCCGCCACCGTGAAGCTGACGGCCTCGGCGAGCACCGGCGGCGGCACCCCGAACAGCCAGACCGTGCAGGTCCCGGCCGGCGCCACGGTCTCCGTCGCCGCACCCGAACCGGCGGGCGGCAACGGCTCGTTCGGCCTCACCATGGAGACGGTCTCCGGCGGTCCGGTGGTGGCTGCCCGGATGCTGTCGGTGGCGAGCAACAACGTGCCGATGTTCACCGTCCAGGCGCTGCGTGACGACCACAGCTACGTGCAGATCCCGCAGGCCAATCCGGACGCGGGGGTGCTGGTCCGCTGAGCGGGGCCGCTCAGCGGCTGAGCCGGGTGACGGGCGGTCAGTCCTCGTCGTAGCGCGGGTCGATGGCGTCCGGCGAGAGCCCGAGCAGCTCGGCTACCTGCTCGATCAGGATCTCGTGCACCAGCGCCGCCCGGTCGTCGCGTGACTTGGCGCGGATCTCCACCGGGCGGCGGTAGATCACGATCCGGCTCTTGCGACCCTGCCGGGCCGCGACCACCATGCCCAGCGGCACTCCGGCGCCGACCGGTGCTTCGGGCTCGCCCGGCAGCGCCTCGGGAACCTCGTCGACCTCGAACTCGACGTCTATCAGCTGGGGCCAGCGCCGCTCCAGGCGCTCCACCGATTCGCGCACGTAGTCCTCGAAGAGCTCGGAGCGGCTCAGCGAGAGCGGCACCTGCGGCGGTGCCAGCGGGCCGCGCAGGCCGCGACCGTGCCGGTCGCGGCGCCGCGGACCAGGCGCCGACCCCGTGGGCGGCGGCGGGCCGGGCGGCGACCCCGCGGGTGGCGGCGACGCGGGCGGTGGCGGTGCGGAGCTGTCCATATCAATGACGAGCGTAGTCCTTGGAGGCCGGGAAATGGACCATGCGGACAGCGATCCGAGTCGGCCCGTGAGCCCGTTCGCGGGGCGGCTGGGACGCGACACGAACCACCGCGACGCACCGGGTCTTAGCCAGCCGGGCGCGGGTGCGGTACCGTCCACCCTCGTGAGCCCTGTACGTCGTTGTTCGCGGACCGCGTGCGGCCGACCGGCCGTGGCGACCCTGACGTACGTGTACGCCGACTCCACGGCCGTACTCGGCCCGCTCGCCACGTACGCCGAACCGCACTGCTACGACCTGTGCGCCGAGCACGCCGAGCGGTTGACCGCGCCCCGCGGCTGGGAGGTGGTCCGGCTGGCCACCGAGGGCGGTCCGCTGCGCCGCAGCAGCGACGACCTGGAGGCACTGGCCAACGCGGTGCGCGAGGCGGCCCGCCCGCAGGAGCGCGGCCCGCGCCCGGTGCGGCCCACCGAGGCCGACCCGGGCGAGGTCGGTCGCCGCGCCCACCTGCGGGTGCTCCGCTCGCCCGACAGCTGAGCCCCCCCGGCTGCTCTTCCGGCCGACCTTCTTGAGGCCTGGAAGCGTTCCGAACCGTCCATCCGCACCCGGTACGCTGCTCCCCTGCCCGGGTCGGGGCCCTGTGGTCACCCGTACCCGTGGCGCGACGTATCGTGACCGTTGGGCCGACCGGAGCCCGATCCAGTACACAGACCAGGGTGGAGCCCCAGTGCGCGACCTCAAGCAGCTCGTGAAGGCGTACGACGTGCGAGGCGTCGTCCCGGACCAGTGGGACGAGAACCTGTCCCGTGCCTTCGGTGCAGCATTCGTGCAGGTCACCGGCGCGACCGCGATCGTGGTCGGGCATGACATGCGCCCCTCCTCGCCGAGCCTGAGCCGGGCCTTCGCCGAGGGCGCGGCCGCCCGCGGCGCCGATGTCACCGAGATCGGCCTGTGCTCCACGGACCAGCTGTACTACGCGAGCGGCAAGCTGGACCTGCCCGGTGCGATGTTCACCGCGAGCCACAACCCGGCGCAGTACAACGGCATCAAGCTCTGCCGCAAGGGCGCCGCTCCGGTCGGCGAGAACACCGGGCTGGCGGACATCCGCGAGCTGGTGCAGTCGTGGATCAACGAGGACGACACCGTTGACGTCCCGTCGGTGGACGTCAAGCCGGGCGTGCTGACCCAGCAGGACACCCTGCGCGGCTACGCCGACCACCTGCTCGGCCTGGTCGACCTCACCTCGATCCGCCCGCTCAAGGTCGTGGTGGACGCGGGCAACGGCATGGGCGGCCACACCGTCCCGACCGTCTTCGCGGGCCTGCCGCTGGACGTCGTCCCGATGTACTTCGAGCTGGACGGCACCTTCCCCAACCACGAGGCCAACCCGCTCGACCCGAAGAACCTGGTCGACCTGCAGGCCAAGGTCAAGGAGGTCGGCGCCGACATCGGCCTGGCCTTCGACGGCGACGCCGACCGCTGCTTCGTGATCGACGAGCGCGGCGAGCCGGTCTCCCCGTCCGCGATCACCGCCCTGGTCGCGGTGCGCGAGCTGGCCCGGGCCCGGGCCAACGGCGAGCCGAACGCCACGATCATCCACAACCTGATCACCTCCTGGACCGTGCCCGAGGTCGTCGCCGAGCACGGCGGCAAGGCCGTGCGCACCCGGGTCGGCCACTCCTTCATCAAGCAGGAGATGGCCGAGACCGACGCGATCTTCGGTGGCGAGCACTCCGCGCACTACTACTTCCGCGACTTCTGGCGCGCCGACACCGGCATGCTGGCCGCTCTGCACGTGCTCGCCGCGCTCGGTGGCCAGGAGCGCACGCTCTCCGCGCTGACCGCCGAGTACGACCGCTACGCCGCCTCCGGTGAGATCAACAGCGAGGTCGCCGACCAGGCCGCCAAGACCGCCGAGGTCCGCGCCGCCTACGGCTCGCTCGAGGGCGTCAAGGTAGACGAGCTGGACGGTCTGACCATCGCCGGCGCCGACTGGTGGTTCAACCTGCGCGCCTCCAACACCGAGCCGCTGCTGCGTCTGAACGTCGAGGCCAAGGACTCGGCCAAGATGGCCGAGCTGCGCGACGCGGTGCTCGCGATCGTCCGCGCCTGATCCGTTCTTCGTCGCGCCCCGGCCGGTAGGGTGGTTACCGGCCGGGGCGCGACGCGTCCCGCCACCCGAACGACCCGACGGAGCCCGTACACCATGACGCTCGAACCGTTCCTGCTGGAGATCCTGGTCTGCCCGAGCTGCCATGCCGCGCTGCGCGAGAGCGGTGAGGCCGAGCAGCCCGAGCTGATCTGCACCGGCGCCGACTGCGGCCTGGTCTACCCGGTCCGCGACGGCATCCCGGTCCTGCTCGTGGACGAGGCCCGTCGCCCCGCCTGAGTCCCCGTCACCGCAGAGAGCGGACCTGGAGGTCCAGCCGCATGCTCGACGACAGTCTGCTCGACGACCCGGCCGCCCTCCAGCGCGCCGACCGGGACCATGCCCTGCTCGCGCTGGCCGCCGCCGGTGCCCGGGTCCGCACGGCGCTGCGCCAGAGCCAGGCCGCGGGCCTGGCCTCCCTGCAGCCCGACGGGCACCCGCGCGGCATCCTGGTCGCCGGCCACGGCAGTGCGCTGACGGCAGGGCAGGCCCTGGCCGCGCTGGCCGGCAACGGGACGCTGGTCCAGCCGCTGGCGCCCATCGACGCTCGGCCCGCCGCGCTCTTCAGCGAGGGCCTGAGCTGGCAACTGCCCGGCTGGGCCGGACCGATCGACCTGGTGGTGCTCTGCTCCGCCGACGGCACCGAGACCGGCCTGATCAGCCTGGCCGAGCAGGCGTACGCGCGCGGCTGCGCGATCGCCGTGATCGCACCCGAAGGCCGCCCGCTGGCCGAGGCCGCGCTGCAGGTGCGCGGGATGCCGCTGCCGTACGTGCCCGCCACCGCCTTCGACGAGGAGCCGCAGGCGCGCGAGTCGGACCTCCCCATGGAGGAGCTCGGCGCCCTGTGGGCCTACCTCACCCCACTGCTCGCGCTGGCCGACAGGATCGGCGTCATCGCCGCCTCGAGTGCCCAACTGGAGGCCACCGCCGACCTGTTGGACGAGCTCGCGGTCCGGCACCGTCCCGACGCGGCCGCCTACCGCAACCCTGCCAAGGAGCTGGCCGCCCAACTCTCCGGCACCGTCCCGCTGCTGTGGAGCGAGGGGCCGCTGGCCGCGGTGGCCGCAGAGCGGTTCACCGCGGTGCTCGCCGACCGGGCCGGGCGGCCCGCCGTCGCCGGGCAGCTGCCACAGGTGCTCAGCGCCCACCGGGGCATGATCACCGGCCGGTTCGGCACCGGCACGGACCCCGAGGACTTCTTCCGCGACCGCATCGACGAGCCGGACCCGCTCACCCTGCAGGTCCTGCTGCTGCGGCACACCCCGCGCGAGGAGGAGCCGGACGCCGAGCCCGTCGAGCCGCAGACCGTTCCCGAGTCGGGCCCGGCCACTGCCACCGTGCGTCGCGTCCGCCGGCTGTTGGCCGACCACGAGGTCCGGCTGACCGAGCTGGTGGGCCTGCGTCCCGAGCCGGTGCACGCGCTGGCCGAGCTGATCGCGCTGACCGATTTCGCCGCCGTCTACCTCAGCCTGGCAGAACAGCACTGAGCGCTGGTCGGCTAGGGTCTGAGGCCTCGAACACGTTGTGCAGAACACCAATAAGGAGCAGGGTCGCTACATGGACCGCCTCGCCAACACCGTCCGCCCGTACGCCTGGGGCTCGACCACCGCGATCCCGGCCCTGCTCGGTGAGCAGCCCACCGGCGAGCCGCAGGCCGAGCTGTGGCTGGGCGCCCACCCCGGCGAGCCCTCCCGGGTGGACCGCGGCGCCGGCCCGCAGCCGCTCAACCAGGTGATCGCCGCCGCCCCGGCCGCCGAGCTGGGCGCCGAGGCCGTCGAGAAGTTCGGCCCGACCCTGCCGTTCCTGCTCA
It includes:
- a CDS encoding WhiB family transcriptional regulator, producing the protein MSELFELLIGEDIEEEEELGWQERALCAQTDPESFFPEKGGSTREAKKVCLACEVRSECLEYALANDERFGIWGGLSERERRRLKKSAV
- a CDS encoding glycosyltransferase family 2 protein, with translation MTAYSQQHGYPDQPSSPQLNRGWPGGARPPAYPRHLVTAVIVSHDGARWLPQALAGLLGQDRQVQRILAVDTGSTDTSPQLLRETLGDWLPESGPTVLGRRAGFGTAVAEAVFNSAPLRPEDLPYSLDPSGYDPVTGGWDDFGDPLASADDFNAGSSRETQPVEWLWLLHDDCEPQTDALRRLLQVADSTPSAAVVGPKLRSWYDRRQLLEVGVSIARSGRRWTGLDRREQDQGQHDQVRPVLAVSTAGMLVRRDVFEQLGGFDKALPLMRDDTDFCWRVNAAGHRVVIAPDAVLRHAEAASRERRAIDCGATHPHRVDKAGAVYTLLANSRRLVLPYVLLRLVLGTVLRVLANLVGKDPRQALDEVAGLGHELVRLPRLLTARKRRAATRSYEALDDRGLFPPPGATARLAVETAIGSLGIGGADDNAIGRHGSVEATGGDDDGDVLEIEQFALIKRLARRPAPVLFAALLVVTLIAGRSLLGSGSLLGGALLPADDGASGLWDMYAAAWHPIGTGSTAGAPPYLAVLSVLSWLLFNHAALAVTLVLVLAVPLSAVSAYLVSRPLIGSKLVRCWASAAYALLPAATGAIAQGRLGTAVLAVLLPPLARAAAVSAGLGIRTETAARGARPGWRSTWMTVLLLTLCTAFVPLTWAIALPLALAALLAAVLRGGAYGSGPAALRLLGPRVVAILGVPVLVLAPWFPQVLTHPTRLLLEAGLPGFSGHRAAPLGLLLVNPGGSGVPPIWLSAGVLLAALAALLRADRRRAVLAAWGAAAVGLLFAVLVAGTSVTPASGGLPVAAWAGPATLLSGLALLAAAAIGADGANARVAGIAFGWRQPVAALVVAAAVLAPLGTACWWAVSGADGPLHRSSAGQVPAFIAEEAGTTDRSRTLVLTGDAQAAAVRFTLVRGAGLTLGQAEGTVDTSGDTRDRLTKLVGSLLAGSGADQASALAGYGVAYVLVEGPMIAKVHNVLDTTPGLIGLNQDNGTALWQVSGVPATRAVITAPNTLPVPVPAGSESITATIPAGPAGRVLRLAEQADPGWQASLNGTKLTPVTVDGWAQGFQLPAGGGRLSVDRSTSLLHTGWILAQVLLGLTVLVLALPGRRSTKDDDLPEEVLAAAALAAQAPAPGSRRARRLAERGEGETGEEQGEADSGVYGAPPGIPAQPTGEPYPGTEPVQPAADPYAQDQYRGGGYGEDDFRQADPYGYDPYAAQQSYQPSYAAQPQGYPAEQPYPAEPYAGQGGVPGRPGEQPYVDPGYQGDPYAQQAYQPEYGYGGYDPNGYQGGGEQQPWLPGQGQAYDQDDPSYGGHPRHDGADPRYGADPQ
- a CDS encoding DUF5719 family protein, with translation MKLPAFSRGRSADDPSGQGEPAEPAEFAEPVGTVAPAGAPGGSRTGSGGSRTGLSLLACAAVLGLVFGVAELRGPASPAGPPAGAPVGAQVERTALICPQPIQGVTGSTQITAFTPGSGGPAQGSSATVRDVAPPAPAATGSPAGAPSGSPSPSPSQSQGQTQGQNAGQVNDAKLTLTKPGVPVSGPADNGDSAVGTTAVATGVYAPGFTVTQVTTVTDPHGQGLSGVNCAPSGTHFWFAGASTAGNRKDYVSLTNVDATAAVVDLRLYGDKGPIDSDSATGISVPPGSSVAVLLSSVIPDQVSDLAVEVSARSGRVGAFLHASDGSAGADWIPASVDPAASVTVPGMPGDLSAARLIVAAPGGDDDADLKVQLSGPNGWFTPAGHETIHVKAGMVTAVDLGQITRQQASALRLSPSDPQHPTPVVATLRVDRSNSGKSDSAWLTGTDQVGKRASVADTRGGGTSTLLITATGGAATVKLTASASTGGGTPNSQTVQVPAGATVSVAAPEPAGGNGSFGLTMETVSGGPVVAARMLSVASNNVPMFTVQALRDDHSYVQIPQANPDAGVLVR
- a CDS encoding metallopeptidase family protein — protein: MDSSAPPPPASPPPAGSPPGPPPPTGSAPGPRRRDRHGRGLRGPLAPPQVPLSLSRSELFEDYVRESVERLERRWPQLIDVEFEVDEVPEALPGEPEAPVGAGVPLGMVVAARQGRKSRIVIYRRPVEIRAKSRDDRAALVHEILIEQVAELLGLSPDAIDPRYDED
- a CDS encoding DUF3499 domain-containing protein yields the protein MSPVRRCSRTACGRPAVATLTYVYADSTAVLGPLATYAEPHCYDLCAEHAERLTAPRGWEVVRLATEGGPLRRSSDDLEALANAVREAARPQERGPRPVRPTEADPGEVGRRAHLRVLRSPDS
- a CDS encoding phosphomannomutase/phosphoglucomutase; this translates as MRDLKQLVKAYDVRGVVPDQWDENLSRAFGAAFVQVTGATAIVVGHDMRPSSPSLSRAFAEGAAARGADVTEIGLCSTDQLYYASGKLDLPGAMFTASHNPAQYNGIKLCRKGAAPVGENTGLADIRELVQSWINEDDTVDVPSVDVKPGVLTQQDTLRGYADHLLGLVDLTSIRPLKVVVDAGNGMGGHTVPTVFAGLPLDVVPMYFELDGTFPNHEANPLDPKNLVDLQAKVKEVGADIGLAFDGDADRCFVIDERGEPVSPSAITALVAVRELARARANGEPNATIIHNLITSWTVPEVVAEHGGKAVRTRVGHSFIKQEMAETDAIFGGEHSAHYYFRDFWRADTGMLAALHVLAALGGQERTLSALTAEYDRYAASGEINSEVADQAAKTAEVRAAYGSLEGVKVDELDGLTIAGADWWFNLRASNTEPLLRLNVEAKDSAKMAELRDAVLAIVRA
- a CDS encoding Trm112 family protein, producing the protein MTLEPFLLEILVCPSCHAALRESGEAEQPELICTGADCGLVYPVRDGIPVLLVDEARRPA
- a CDS encoding SIS domain-containing protein; translated protein: MLDDSLLDDPAALQRADRDHALLALAAAGARVRTALRQSQAAGLASLQPDGHPRGILVAGHGSALTAGQALAALAGNGTLVQPLAPIDARPAALFSEGLSWQLPGWAGPIDLVVLCSADGTETGLISLAEQAYARGCAIAVIAPEGRPLAEAALQVRGMPLPYVPATAFDEEPQARESDLPMEELGALWAYLTPLLALADRIGVIAASSAQLEATADLLDELAVRHRPDAAAYRNPAKELAAQLSGTVPLLWSEGPLAAVAAERFTAVLADRAGRPAVAGQLPQVLSAHRGMITGRFGTGTDPEDFFRDRIDEPDPLTLQVLLLRHTPREEEPDAEPVEPQTVPESGPATATVRRVRRLLADHEVRLTELVGLRPEPVHALAELIALTDFAAVYLSLAEQH